A window of Thiocapsa bogorovii genomic DNA:
AGTCCTGTCCCATGTGCTTCACGGTCGCCCTCGCCATGGTCTCTTCCTGGTTGTTGCCGTCACTGGTGGCGAACCAGGCCACGGCCGTGTCGGTGGACGGCGAGATGTAGACGCCCTGCCCGCAGACGCCGGCTTTGTAGAGATCGCCCTCCGATGTCACCGCATCCCACTGGTAGCGGCTGGTGAGCTTGCCCGCGTCGTCAGAGAAGGAGCTGGTGCACTTCTGACCGGCCCAGCCCGTGTCGTACATGTCGAGGTAGGTGCGATAGAAAAGGCGACAGGTTCGGTTTATTCACAACGGCAACTTGCCCTGCCCCGTATCGTCGGCTGATTGCGGCTCGTCCTGCTTCCGCGGCCTGCCGCGCTTGCGCAATTGGCGGCGCTGGCCGGTCGTCGCTTCGATCTCTCGACAGAAGCGATCATTGCCGACGGGCTGGTCTTGATTGCGTGCCATCCGCAGGTCGCCGAGCGGTTTGTCGATGGCCTGCACGCCCCCTGTGTACGCTTCGCAGGCGGGATCGCTCCCGCACCACGCAACACTCGGTTCCGGTGGATGGCCACTCCTTACCGGCTCGGGACTTGCACCCGGTGGGTCGCAAAAAGGAGTTTCCGATTTGCTTATCCGTTCGCTATCTTCCCCTCCTTCCAGGCTTTGCCTGGCGCAACGGGCTTACGAGCAAGGCCCCGTCTGCCTCAGAAACCCGCCGTATGGTTGCTCGTTCGCTCATCACCACGCCGCAGACCGAGATCCGGCGACCGACTCCTGAAAGCCCGCAGCGACAGCATGTTCGACGATCACGCGCCCGCCGCAAGCCCCCTACCTGTCCAGACGCTCGGCGCCATCGGTGAGCAGATCACGCAGGTCGTGTCCTTGCTCGGGCGTTTCGGCTTGGGTTTCACCCTTCACGACGCAGGCCAACAGATTCCAGGCTCTTATTGGGGTGAATCGGAAGCCGGCCTGGTCGGCGACGTTCTACATGCCACACCCGAGACGCCCCTGCACTCGGTTCTGCACGAGGCGGGGCATTGGATCTGTATGGACCCTGATCGGCGTGGGCGCCTGCATACGGATGCCGGCGGCGACGACCCGGAAGAGAACGCGGTCTGTTATCTCCAGGTGCTGCTGGCGGATGCCGTCCCTGGTCTCGGGCGCGAGCGCATCTTCGCGGACATGGATGCCTGGGGCTACAGCTTCCGACTGGGCTCGACCAAGCGTTGGTTCGAGCAGGATGCCGAGGATGCACGACTCTGGCTCTTGGCGCATGGGCTCGTCGATTCGGCGGATCGCCCGACGTGGCGGGTGCGCCAATGTCCTCGGCCGCCCTATACTTGACGTATCGGATCCCCGCAGATGTAGGAGTCACCGATGCGTATCGCCCACATGACCGCCGCGGTTTTAGTCATCGTCGCTTCCGCCCCGACCTTCGCATGGGGCCCATATCGGCCGCCACCGCCCGGCCCTTACTATCCCGCAGCCCCATGGGCCGGCGGATGGAGCAACCCTGGCCCCTTCGCGGATCCAGGAGACCCGTACGCGCCGCAGTCTTTCGGACCACCGCCGTTCATGGAGCCGCCAGGGTTGCCTGTGCCGCCGAGCAACCCCTTCGCCGCACAATCGCACGCGCCTTCCGCGCAGCCCGCGACCTCGAACCAGCAGGCGAGACATCTGTCGATCTCGCGACGAACGACCCCCGACGCCTACCTCGTCGAGATCCGGCTCGCGAACATCAATCCCGAGCAGGTCCAAATCATTCCCCGAGGACGCGGATTGCGGATTGCTTACCGGACCCGCGCCGAAGAGTATCGGGAAGACCGCTTCGGCGCGGGCTATGGCCGCGGCTACAGCGTCATGAGTGGCTCGGCCAGTCAGGGCCTGGCCCTGCCGCCGGACGCCGATGTCGCAACCATGTCTCGCGAGGTGACCCCTGACCGGATCCAGCTACGCATCCCGCGGGTGGATCTGCGCCGATCGGCGCCTTGGTTTGGCCCACCGGTGCCCGAGCGGAACACGGAATCAGGCCGGAGCGCAGCTGCACCGGAGTGAGCAGTCATCTATTAGCGATCAGCTAAGGAGGGTTTCCGGAGAGCATCGACGCACCGGGGCGTCCGGCGCACCGGCCCTCCGCCTCGTAAAGGTTCAGAAACAACTTAGCCATTCCGGTTCATTCTCCCCCTCTCCCCAACCCCTCTCCCGCGAGGGGAGAGGGGCTAAGATGGATCACTTGTTATAGAACGGTTGCCTACCGCCAAGAAGCAACCCATCAGCCAGGGAACCGAAGCCAATGCCTTTCGACACACCTCAGGACGCCGAGGACGCCTTCTACGATGCGCTGGAGGCGGGCGACCCCGCGGCCATGAAACAGGTGTGGGAGGACTCGGAGAGCATTGCCTGTCTCCTGCCGATGACGCCGCTGGTGATGGGGCATGAGGTTCTGCAGCTTTGGCGATCCATCTTCGAGCAGGCAGGGGCCTTCGACATCCAGGTGCGTCACATCGCCTGGATCGAGGCCGGAGAGACCTCGATCCACCTGATCGAAGAGCGGATGCAAGGCGGGGCACCGGGCCAGCCGGGGCCGGCGATCTACGGCACCAACGTCTTCAGGAGAGGGCCCGATGGCTGGCGTCTGCTGATCCATCAGAACTCCCCGACGCCGCAGGCACCGAGTGCGCCGGGGGCTTGAGATCGGACCCGATCGACACGGAGCCGCCCTGAGCCTCGGTCGTCGCGTCCATATCACGACGCTCGGCTGCCGGCTCAACGAGGCCGAATCCGAGGAGTGGGCCGAGCGTTTTCGAGACGCGGGGTTTCGCGTGGTCGATGCAAGCGCCCCCGCCGACCTGGTCGTCGTCAACACCTGCGCCGTTACGCAGGAGGCCGTGCGCAAATCGCGCGGAGTCCTGCGGCGCAGCCAACGCGCCAATCCAGGGGCGCGACTGATCGTAAGCGGCTGTCTCGCCACGCTCGGAGACAACGCCGTCTCGGCCGAGACCGGTGTCGATCTGATTGTCGCCAATCGCGACAAGGACCGCCTGGTCGAGATCGCGCTCGCAACCCTGAACCTTCCGGCCATGCCCGAGACGGCTAAAAACGATTCCGCTGGAGCACTCTTCGCGCGGGGTCGCCAGCGTGCCTTCATCAAGATCCAAGACGGCTGTCGATACAGCTGCACCTTCTGCATCACCACCGTGGCGCGCGGTGCCGAGCGCAGCCGGACTGATGCCGAGATCATCGGCGCCATCGATCGACTGGTCGCGCAAGGCATCCGCGAGGTGGTCTTGACCGGCGTGCATCTCGGCGGATACGGCAGCGACTCGGGCAGCACGCTCTCCGATCTGATCGCGCGCATCCTCGGCGAGACCGGGATCCCCCGTGTACGCCTCGGCTCGCTGGAACCTTGGGATCTCGGCGATGCCTTCTGGCGGAACTTCGAGGATCCGCGCCTGATGCCGCATCTGCACCTGCCGCTCCAAAGCGGCTCGGACCCTGTCCTGCGACGCATGGCGCGGCGCTGCAAGACCGTGGAGTTCGGCGGACTGGTCGAGGAGGGTCGCGCGCGCGTGCCGGACCTCAACATCACGACCGACATCATCGTCGGGTTCCCCGGCGAGAGCGAAGAGGACTGGGACGACACGCTCGCCTTTGCCGAGTCGATGCGATTCGGACACATCCATGCCTTTGCCTACTCGCCACGGCTCGGAACCCGGGCAGCCGAGATGTCGGGGGGGATCGATACCGAGACCAAGCGTCGGCGCTTGGGTGCGCTTCAGGACATCGGATTGCGCATGCGAGAAGCGATCCTGCGCGAGCAGATCGGCAAAACCGTCGAGATCCTCTGCGAGGGCAACCCCGACGGCGAGCGGCGGGAAACCCGATTCGGCTACACCCCCAACTACCTGCCGGTCCAGGTCGCGGCACGCGAAACCGCGATCGAGGGCAATCAGCTTGTCGAGGTCGTGCTCTCGCGCCTGGGCGAAAGCGGGCTCGCGCTGGTCGGGCAGCCGATCGATCCGAAGGATCGGGGAATAGACATCCAGGTCTAGAGGGATGCAAGACCGGGCTCAGAACCCCCGGTCGATCTGCGCAGCACGAGCAGCACTGAGCTCGGTGGCGACATAGGCAAGCGAGAGGCCCATCTCGCGTGTCCAGGACAGCTCGATGCGCCAGGTCGGCGACGGCGTCCAGACATGCATGGCGATGCCTTCGCCGCGACGGATCGCGACCAAGCGGCGCCCGGGCGTGGTCGCATCGGAGGAGAAGCGGCTGCGGTCTTCGCCGAGCCCGTAGATATCGCGCAAGGCAGCGTAGGTCTCCTCGTACCGCAGCTGTGTCGAGACGCCGAAGGCCCGCACGACCTTGTAGATCTTGCCGTTGAAGGCGAGCACGTAGAGTCGATCCGGACCATCGACGAACACCAAGGCCAAGCTCGCGTCCTGCTCCTGGCGCACAAGCGGAGGCGGAACGGCCTGCAACAGTGGTCCGACATCGCCGCCCAGACAATAATGCCCGAACACCATCTTTAGGCACGGCTCGTTGGCGAAGGCACCGGAGGAGGCGAGCGCGACCAGGAGAAGTGCCGGGATCACGGCGATTCGGATACCCCTAGTCCAGCGCATGATGCCTCCGCAACAAGGTTGTAGGCCGCCGGACATCATCGACTGCGCCCGGCGCCTTGGGCAATGAGGGCCTCGCCCTCCCTGAAAAACGGTGTCGCCGCCTCTCGGCTCAGCGGATGGAGCTCCAGGGGGGCGCCCCAGAGCCGCTCCATCACCGCAGCGACCTTGAACGGCTCGCCGCTCGTCCAGAAGCGCTCGGTCCCGACACCGCCGGGCGGTGCCAGCAATCCGGACTCGTCCAGGCGGCGGCGAACCTGCCGCGCAACGGCAGCGCCCGAGTCCAATACCCGGGTCCGCGGTCCGACGATCTCGCCGATCAGCCCCCCCAGGTGCGGATAATGTGTGCATCCCAAGACCAGCGTATCGGCGCCTTTCGCCAAGAGCGGTTCCAGGTAGGCGGCCAATAGGAGTCGTGTACCTTCACCCTCCAGGTCGCCGGCCTCGACCCGCTCGACCAGCCCCGGACACGCCTGGAGGAGAATCTCCGGTCCCTCCCCCAAGCGCGCGAGCAGTTGCTTGAAGGTGTGACTGGCCAGGGTCTGTCGCGTGGCCAGAACCCCGACCACGCCCGAGCGGGTCTGCTCGATGGCCGGCTTGACCGCAGGCTCCATGGCGATGACCGGCACCGTATACCGGTTTCGAAGTACCCGGGCCGCCGCGCCCGTGGCCGTATTGCAGGCCACGACGATCGCCTTAGCACCGCACGCGATCAGCCGCTCGGTGACGGCAACGGCGCGCAGCTCGATCGCCTCGCTGGACTGATCGCCGTAGGGCGCATAGGCCGAGTCGGCGACATAGAGCAGATCTTCGTCCGGCAGCTCGCGACGGATCTCGCGCAGGACCGAAAGACCGCCGACACCCGAGTCGAAGACGCCGATCGGCTGATGCGACGTCATCGATCGAGCGCTCTTGCCGAAGCACGTTTTCGGGACATGATGTGAGGCACTAGGATCGCCGTGTCGATGAAAAAAGAGGTTAAACCGCGCCCGGTGCACTATGCGTCTTTTGTTGGATTGGCTTGGCCGCGCAAGCTCCGACAACTGCCGGAGTTGGCGCGGTTTAAGGCATTAGAGACGCTTAAATTCTAACCGCGTCGCCACAGAGGTCGGAAAAATCCTTGAGCCCGACACAAGCCGAAAATGACGCATTTCACTCTGGACGCGGTTTAGCCCGGATCCGAATCGTCGTTCGACCTCGGAGGCGGCCTCAGAGATCGAATCGCGCCCAAACCGGACAATGATCCGAGGGCTTGTCCATGCCGCGAATGGCATAATCGATATCGGCATCCAGCAGACGCTCGCGCAGTGGTGCAGTCACCAAGAGGTGATCGATACGCAGTCCGTGCTTGGGCTCGCGCTCGAAGCCGCGCGAGCGATAATCGAACCAGCTGAAGCGGTCGTCGACCTCGGGATGTACCGCGCGGTAGGCGTCGACCAGACCCCAATCGGTCAAGGCCTTGAGCCATTCGCGCTCCTCCGGGAGGAAGCTGCATTTGCCGGTCCGCAGCCAGCGCTTGGCGTTGTCCGCCCCGATGCCGATATCCAGGTCAAGCGGTGCCACATTCATATCGCCCAACACGACGAGATTCTGGTCGGGCGAGCAGACATCCCGCAGATAAGCCGTGAGATCCGCATAGAACTTGCGCTTGTTCGGGAACTTGATCGGATGGTCACGGCTCTCGCCCTGCGGGAAGTAGCCGTTGATGACCGTGATTTCACCACCGCCGGGTAACGGGTACGACCCGATAATGGCGCGACGCTGCGCATCTTCGGCATCCCCCGGAAAGCCTTTGACGACTGCGAGCGGCTCGACCTTGCTCAAGAGCGCGACACCATAGTGCGACTTCTGACCGTGAAAATGGGTCGCGTACC
This region includes:
- a CDS encoding Hsp20/alpha crystallin family protein, encoding MPVPPSNPFAAQSHAPSAQPATSNQQARHLSISRRTTPDAYLVEIRLANINPEQVQIIPRGRGLRIAYRTRAEEYREDRFGAGYGRGYSVMSGSASQGLALPPDADVATMSREVTPDRIQLRIPRVDLRRSAPWFGPPVPERNTESGRSAAAPE
- a CDS encoding YybH family protein, with translation MPFDTPQDAEDAFYDALEAGDPAAMKQVWEDSESIACLLPMTPLVMGHEVLQLWRSIFEQAGAFDIQVRHIAWIEAGETSIHLIEERMQGGAPGQPGPAIYGTNVFRRGPDGWRLLIHQNSPTPQAPSAPGA
- the mtaB gene encoding tRNA (N(6)-L-threonylcarbamoyladenosine(37)-C(2))-methylthiotransferase MtaB, whose translation is MRRGLEIGPDRHGAALSLGRRVHITTLGCRLNEAESEEWAERFRDAGFRVVDASAPADLVVVNTCAVTQEAVRKSRGVLRRSQRANPGARLIVSGCLATLGDNAVSAETGVDLIVANRDKDRLVEIALATLNLPAMPETAKNDSAGALFARGRQRAFIKIQDGCRYSCTFCITTVARGAERSRTDAEIIGAIDRLVAQGIREVVLTGVHLGGYGSDSGSTLSDLIARILGETGIPRVRLGSLEPWDLGDAFWRNFEDPRLMPHLHLPLQSGSDPVLRRMARRCKTVEFGGLVEEGRARVPDLNITTDIIVGFPGESEEDWDDTLAFAESMRFGHIHAFAYSPRLGTRAAEMSGGIDTETKRRRLGALQDIGLRMREAILREQIGKTVEILCEGNPDGERRETRFGYTPNYLPVQVAARETAIEGNQLVEVVLSRLGESGLALVGQPIDPKDRGIDIQV
- the murI gene encoding glutamate racemase, which gives rise to MTSHQPIGVFDSGVGGLSVLREIRRELPDEDLLYVADSAYAPYGDQSSEAIELRAVAVTERLIACGAKAIVVACNTATGAAARVLRNRYTVPVIAMEPAVKPAIEQTRSGVVGVLATRQTLASHTFKQLLARLGEGPEILLQACPGLVERVEAGDLEGEGTRLLLAAYLEPLLAKGADTLVLGCTHYPHLGGLIGEIVGPRTRVLDSGAAVARQVRRRLDESGLLAPPGGVGTERFWTSGEPFKVAAVMERLWGAPLELHPLSREAATPFFREGEALIAQGAGRSR
- the xthA gene encoding exodeoxyribonuclease III → MFKIVSFNINGIRARPHQLEAIKAAHDPDVLGLQECKVADDAFPVDLVRGLGYATHFHGQKSHYGVALLSKVEPLAVVKGFPGDAEDAQRRAIIGSYPLPGGGEITVINGYFPQGESRDHPIKFPNKRKFYADLTAYLRDVCSPDQNLVVLGDMNVAPLDLDIGIGADNAKRWLRTGKCSFLPEEREWLKALTDWGLVDAYRAVHPEVDDRFSWFDYRSRGFEREPKHGLRIDHLLVTAPLRERLLDADIDYAIRGMDKPSDHCPVWARFDL